The genomic stretch AATGAAAAAGTATGGGGTGTTATTGAACTTCAGGATATTATTAAAACAGGAATCCAGGAACGTTTCCAGAGACTGAGAAAAATGGGTGTGAAAACGGTAATGGTAACCGGAGACAACCCTTTAACTGCAAAATTTATCGCAGAAAAAGCAGGAGTAGATGATTTTATTGCCGAAGCGAAACCGGAAGATAAAATGAATTACATCAAAAAGGAACAGCAGGAAGGAAAGCTGGTAGCGATGATGGGAGATGGAACGAATGATGCTCCGGCACTGGCTCAGGCTGATGTGGGTGTTGCGATGAACAGCGGAACCCAAGCTGCAAAAGAAGCAGGAAACATGGTAGACCTTGATAATGACCCTACCAAATTGATTGAGATCGTAGAGATCGGAAAACAGCTGCTGATGACCCGTGGAACGTTGACAACCTTCAGTATTGCGAATGACGTTGCGAAGTATTTCGCTATTATTCCGGCGTTGTTTATCACTTTTATTCCATCTCTTCAGAAGCTGAATATCATGAATCTTCACAGCCCGGAAACAGCCATTTTATCAGCGGTTATTTTCAATGCGGTGATTATTCCTTTCCTGATTCCATTGGCTTTAAAAGGAGTGGCCTATAAACCAATCGGAGCCAGTGCCTTATTGAGAAGAAATCTTTTGATCTATGGTTTGGGAGGCGTTATTGTTCCTTTCATCGGAATCAAAATTATTGATGTAGTGATTAGTTTATTCTATTAAAATTTTAAAAATGAAAAATCATATTGTTTCAGCATTCAGATTAAGCCTTGTGATGTTAGTTGTTGTAGGAATTTATCTGATTGTTGTATATGCAGGATCAAAAGTATTGCCTACCCAAGGAAATGCAGAGATCATTAATTATAAAGGACAAAAATTCTATGCCAATATAGGACAGGAATTTAAATCTGAAAAATATTTCCATGGTCGCCCATCTTCGGTAAACTATAATGCGGCAGGAAGTGGAGGAAGCAATAAAGGCCCAAGCAATGAAGAATATCTGGAAACTGTACAGAAAAGGATAGACACTTTGAAGTTACAAAATCCAGAAATGGGAAATGCTAAAGTACCTGTAGAGCTAGTTACTGCAAGTGGAAGCGGTTTAGATCCTGATATTTCAGAGGAAGGAGCTTTATACCAGGCTAAAAGAATTGCCAAGGTGAGAAGCCTTTCCGTAGAACAAATCAATAGTTTAATTAAGGACCAGACTCAGAAACCATTTTTAGGGCTTTTCGGACCTTCAAAAATCAATGTTTTAAAGCTTAACATTGCTCTAGACCAATTAAAATAATCTTGAACTAGCCCTGTCAAGGTTTTAAACCTTGACAGGGTTCATTAAAATAATTGTACTGCAGAATTTATAAAATATTGTTAGATACATTGAACCATTAAGAATATTGAAAGAATTAAGTGTAAGTAAGAAAATCTAAAATTTCAAAATATTACCACTTATCATTCGCTTATAATCCTTTTCTTAACGTCTTAATTCTTTCTTAATGGTTAACTTTATTAGAAGAATATGCTTTCTGTACTGTACTCAGACAATTCGAAATCAACGTGAAAAAAATTACTATTATAGGAATGCTGTTGGGAGTATTTTTCTCAAAAGCACAATCATCAGACTCATTAAAAACAGAACCGAAAGTAACATTTTCTGCTTATGCGGAACTCTTTTATACTTATGATTTTAATGAGCCGGGAAATCATCTCCGCCAAAATTTTTTATACTCTTACAACAGACATAATGAGGTAAATCTTAATTTAGGATTGATAAAAGCCAATTATCAGAGTGAGAATATCAGAGCCAATCTTGCATTAATGGGCGGAACTTATGCACAGGACAATATGGCTGCGGAACAGGAGGCTTTACGATATATTAACGAAGCAAACGTAGGAATTAAAATATCGAAAAATAAAAACCTGTGGATTGATGCTGGGATCATGCCTTCTCATATCGGTTGGGAAAGCGCTATTGGAAGAGATAATATTAATCTGACAAGAAGCTTTGCCGCTGAAAATTCGCCTTATTTTGAAACCGGAGCTAAGATTTCCTACACTTCAGATAACGGGAAATGGTTTGTAAGCGGATTGGTCCTGAATGGCTGGCAGCGCATTGCCAAAGTGAAAGGAAACCAAAGTATTTCTTTTGGACATCAGGTGACCTACAAACCCAATGATAAAGTAACTTTGAACAGCAGTTCATTTATTGGGAATGATAAAGCGAAAGACGAGAAAAGAATGCGCTATTTCCATGATCTGTATGGAAGTTTTCAGCTGACAGAAAAGTTTTCAGCTTTATTAGGGTTTGATATCGGAGCAGAGCAAAAGATCAAAGGCAGTGAGCAGTATAATATCTGGTACAGTCCGAATATACAGGCAAAATATCAGGTGGATAGTAAATGGGCATTGGCAGGAAGATTGGAGTATTACAATGACAAAAACGGAGTGATTATCAGTACGGGAACTCCTAATGGTTTTCAAACCTTCGGATATTCACTGAACGTAGATTATGCTATATTTAAAAATGTTGTTTTCCGTACTGAAGCAAGAGGTTTTACCTCTAAGGATGCCATTTTTGCTAAAAATGATGATTTCAGGAAGGGAAATTTCTTTGTTACAACAAGTTTAGCGGTGTGGTTTTAACCTAAAACCTGTTTGAAAATTAAAATTCAATAACCACAAAAGTCACAAAAGGTTTTGAACACTTTAGATTTTTAAGTTACAAGCTAAGTGTTGAAAAGATCACTTAAGATTAAAAATCAAAGATTTTTTGTTTGGGTGATAGATATCTTTTTGAAATCCTGAAGGAGAAATCAGTGTAATCAGCGAGCGTTAAATTATACTCAATTATCTTTGCTTATCTGAGTGATCTGTGGGAAAAATCTAACCACGAAGTTACAAAAGGATTTATTGTAAACACTTTAGAACACTTAAGTAAGATGATAATGTTACGGATAAAAGTATACATAAGATGAAAATCTAAGATTTTCAAAAACTTAAGTGATCTTATAAAGCAGTTAGTAGTAACTTATAATAACTAAAGTGTTTTAAAAAAATAATATGTTATAATCTTGAACCTTGTGTTGAAAGTGAAAATTTTCCTTACAAAAGCACTAATCTAAGGTTACAGAATGTTTAAAAAAATAAAACTAAAAAGAATCAAATCAATGTCATCAGCAAAACATTTTTTAGAACTCATCCAAAAGTCCCGGAAAGGGAAGTTTAAAATCTATATAGGGATGAGTGCAGGTGTTGGAAAGACTTTCCGAATGCTGCAGGAAGCCCATTCTCTTTTACGAAACGGCATTGATGTAAAGATCGGCTATATAGAAACCCACGACCGTGAAGAAACCGTAGCTTTAGTGGAAGGGATTCCGGAAATTGAAAGAAAATCAGTCTTTTATAAAGGTAAAAACCTGGAGGAAATGGACCTCCAGGCTATTATCAATGAGCATCCGGAAGTGGTTCTTGTAGATGAACTGGCGCATACCAATGTGGAAGGTTCTAAAAATAAAAAGAGATGGCAGGATGTACTGGAAATTCTGGATAACGGAATTAATGTCATCAGTGCGATGAATATTCAGCATATTGAAAGTCTTAATGAAGAAGTAAAGAAAATAACAGGCGTTGAAGTGGCAGAGCGTGTCCCGGATAAAATTCTGGCACTGGCTGATGAAGTCGTTAATATTGATCTTACAGCTGATGAACTGCTCACCCGCTTGAAAGAAGGAAAAATCTATAAAAAAGAGAAAATTCATACGGCTCTCAGTAACTTCTTCCAGAGTGGGCACATTCTTCAGCTTCGTGAGCTTGCTTTAAAAGAAGTAGCGACGCATGTGGAAAGGAAGGTGGAAACTGAAATTAAAACAGAGAATTTTAAACCCATTAAATTTCTGGCCTGCATAAGCAGTAATGAGAAGATTGCCAAAACTATTATAAGGAAAACTGCCAGACTTGCGAGTTATTACAACAGTCCATGGACGGTTCTTTATATCCAGAAACCTTCTGAAAATCCTGAAAAAATAGCGCTGGACAAGCAACGGTTTTTGATTAATAATTTTAATTTAGCACAGGAATTGGGAGCTAAGGTAGTCCGAATCAAACAGAGCAGTGTTCATAACGGAATCCTTGAGTATGTGATTGCCCATAATATCACTACAGTTTGTATTGGAAAACCTCATGCAAAACTATGGCAGCGTCTGTCCGGGTACAGTTGGATCTATACTTTGATGAACAGGCTGAATGAAAGGCAGGTAGATATTATTATTTTATCTTAAAAAGTAATGAAATCGCAAGGGTTAGGAAACACAAACACAGATAAAGATGACGCGATTGTATGTGTCTTTTAAAAAACAATAAGTATCTTCAGATGAAACTTAAAACAAAACTTACCTTAGGCGTTGGCCTTTTATTTTTACTGATCGTTCTGCTTTCAGTGATAGGTTCAGTATATATCAATAAATTAAAATCTGATACGGAAAAGATTCTTACTGCCAATTATAACAGTCTTGAGTTTTCTAAGAATATGCTTCTGGCATTGGATCATATCAGCACAGACAGCGTGGTGGCTATAGCAGATTTTAAAAAGAACAATAAGTTACAGGAAAAAAATCTTACAGAATTTGGAGAAAAGGAAGCAACTCAGAATCTCAATCTGCATTTCAATAGCTATTTAAAAGAACCAACCATCAATAAAGAGAAACTGATCCGTGAAGATCTGGCCAGAATCATGTCTTTAAATATGAAAGGGATTGAGCGTAAAAGTGATATTGCCATTATTACAGCCGGGAACGCCACTTTCTGGATCGTCAGCCTGGGAACGGTTTGCTTTCTGATTGCTTTTATTTTACTGTTCAATCTGCCTCAAACCATTGCTGAGCCAATCAATCAGCTAACTTTCAGTATCAGACAGATTGCAGATAAAAATTATAATGAAAGAGTACATTTTAAAGGCAGTGAGGAATTCAACAGCCTTGCAGAGTCTTTCAATGTGATGGCTGAAAAGCTCCAAGAATATGAAAGCAGCAACCTTTCTAAGCAGCTGATGGAGAAAAAAAGGATAGAAACCTTGGTAAATAATATGCATGATGCTGTGATTGGTCTGGATGAAAATCATTTTATCTATATGATTAATGATGAAGCTTTAAAGATCACCAATCTTCACAAAGAAGATATTATTGGAAAAACAGCCCATGAAGTTGCCATTAATAACGATTTAATGCGGGAACTGCTGAAAAATATCGATCATCCGGTAAAGGATCCCATTAAGATTGTTCGGGAGAATAAAGAAAACTATTTTGAACAGGATATTATTCCCATCAATATTGTAAAAACAGGGGAGAAGGAGAAAAAATATATCGGGAAAGTAATTTTACTGCGAAATATTACGCCTTTTAAAGAGCTGGATTTTGCCAAAACGAATTTTATAGC from Chryseobacterium indologenes encodes the following:
- the kdpC gene encoding K(+)-transporting ATPase subunit C, with the protein product MKNHIVSAFRLSLVMLVVVGIYLIVVYAGSKVLPTQGNAEIINYKGQKFYANIGQEFKSEKYFHGRPSSVNYNAAGSGGSNKGPSNEEYLETVQKRIDTLKLQNPEMGNAKVPVELVTASGSGLDPDISEEGALYQAKRIAKVRSLSVEQINSLIKDQTQKPFLGLFGPSKINVLKLNIALDQLK
- a CDS encoding porin, with product MLLGVFFSKAQSSDSLKTEPKVTFSAYAELFYTYDFNEPGNHLRQNFLYSYNRHNEVNLNLGLIKANYQSENIRANLALMGGTYAQDNMAAEQEALRYINEANVGIKISKNKNLWIDAGIMPSHIGWESAIGRDNINLTRSFAAENSPYFETGAKISYTSDNGKWFVSGLVLNGWQRIAKVKGNQSISFGHQVTYKPNDKVTLNSSSFIGNDKAKDEKRMRYFHDLYGSFQLTEKFSALLGFDIGAEQKIKGSEQYNIWYSPNIQAKYQVDSKWALAGRLEYYNDKNGVIISTGTPNGFQTFGYSLNVDYAIFKNVVFRTEARGFTSKDAIFAKNDDFRKGNFFVTTSLAVWF
- a CDS encoding sensor protein KdpD is translated as MSSAKHFLELIQKSRKGKFKIYIGMSAGVGKTFRMLQEAHSLLRNGIDVKIGYIETHDREETVALVEGIPEIERKSVFYKGKNLEEMDLQAIINEHPEVVLVDELAHTNVEGSKNKKRWQDVLEILDNGINVISAMNIQHIESLNEEVKKITGVEVAERVPDKILALADEVVNIDLTADELLTRLKEGKIYKKEKIHTALSNFFQSGHILQLRELALKEVATHVERKVETEIKTENFKPIKFLACISSNEKIAKTIIRKTARLASYYNSPWTVLYIQKPSENPEKIALDKQRFLINNFNLAQELGAKVVRIKQSSVHNGILEYVIAHNITTVCIGKPHAKLWQRLSGYSWIYTLMNRLNERQVDIIILS
- a CDS encoding ATP-binding protein, whose protein sequence is MKLKTKLTLGVGLLFLLIVLLSVIGSVYINKLKSDTEKILTANYNSLEFSKNMLLALDHISTDSVVAIADFKKNNKLQEKNLTEFGEKEATQNLNLHFNSYLKEPTINKEKLIREDLARIMSLNMKGIERKSDIAIITAGNATFWIVSLGTVCFLIAFILLFNLPQTIAEPINQLTFSIRQIADKNYNERVHFKGSEEFNSLAESFNVMAEKLQEYESSNLSKQLMEKKRIETLVNNMHDAVIGLDENHFIYMINDEALKITNLHKEDIIGKTAHEVAINNDLMRELLKNIDHPVKDPIKIVRENKENYFEQDIIPINIVKTGEKEKKYIGKVILLRNITPFKELDFAKTNFIATISHELKTPISAIKMGVQLLGNQKFGALNEQQQELLKSINEDGQRLLDITGELLNLSQVESGNIRLTVEKCFPKEIVQTAVKNVEKLAEQKNISIQTEYQLEDTDFVTADFDKTVWVMNNFLTNAIKHSFQDEEIKVLVQRIEDFIQFNIIDTGSGIDEKYHRQIFDRYFQVPGEHQNGTGLGLAISKNFIEKQNGEIGVNSALNNGSTFYFRLPIA